In a single window of the Massilia oculi genome:
- a CDS encoding YdcF family protein — translation MIKHLMLTAALAAALPLHAAQAVDRHWSLMAGRMFPLVTSIQPERAPAALVAVLEQRRKRIDACELAPKCLLLAATWTDADMDAVAAAVPAAGKPPGMADDGARAQVARELRGLNAVLQTYGFGAQPRYPMIDGPIEKTDGAGFKASVADAIWLADAGKRDPAVRLDPSIALAIALIDANDRRDAVLFEPLDQAHNGAPFALAKKTDWQRYRYSAIIIPGVGPENPALSISARSKLHLQLAARRFAQGDVAFIITSGAAVHPKGSTYVEAVEMRRTLVERFGIPAERIVIEPYARHTTTNLRNATRRLHAMGAPLDKPTLIVANASQSRYISSPEFAARNPAELGYDPGAIGTRHSPYEVEFTPSARSLRVDPWDPLDP, via the coding sequence ATGATCAAACATCTCATGCTCACGGCAGCGCTGGCTGCCGCACTTCCCCTGCACGCCGCACAGGCGGTCGACCGCCACTGGTCGCTGATGGCGGGGCGCATGTTCCCGCTGGTGACCTCGATCCAGCCCGAGCGCGCGCCGGCCGCCCTGGTAGCCGTGCTGGAGCAACGCAGGAAGCGCATCGACGCCTGCGAGCTGGCGCCCAAATGCCTGCTGCTGGCGGCCACCTGGACCGATGCCGACATGGATGCGGTGGCGGCGGCCGTGCCGGCGGCCGGCAAGCCGCCGGGCATGGCCGACGACGGCGCCAGGGCCCAGGTGGCGCGCGAACTGCGCGGCCTGAACGCCGTGCTGCAGACCTACGGCTTCGGCGCGCAACCGCGCTATCCGATGATCGACGGTCCGATCGAGAAGACCGACGGCGCCGGCTTCAAGGCCTCGGTCGCGGACGCCATCTGGCTGGCCGACGCCGGCAAGCGCGACCCGGCGGTGCGGCTGGACCCCAGCATCGCGCTGGCCATCGCCCTGATCGACGCCAACGATCGGCGCGACGCGGTGCTGTTCGAGCCGCTCGACCAGGCCCACAACGGGGCGCCGTTCGCGCTGGCGAAGAAGACCGACTGGCAGCGCTACAGGTACTCTGCGATCATCATTCCCGGCGTCGGCCCCGAGAATCCGGCGCTCTCGATCAGCGCGCGCAGCAAGCTGCACCTGCAACTGGCCGCGCGCCGCTTCGCGCAGGGCGACGTGGCCTTCATCATCACCAGCGGCGCCGCCGTGCACCCGAAAGGATCGACTTATGTCGAGGCGGTGGAGATGCGCAGGACGCTGGTCGAACGCTTCGGGATTCCCGCCGAGCGCATCGTGATCGAGCCCTATGCGCGCCACACGACGACCAATCTGCGCAACGCCACCCGGCGCCTGCACGCGATGGGTGCGCCGCTGGACAAGCCGACGCTGATCGTCGCCAACGCCAGCCAGAGCCGCTACATCTCGAGCCCCGAGTTCGCGGCCCGCAATCCGGCGGAACTCGGCTACGATCCGGGCGCCATCGGCACGCGCCACTCGCCGTACGAGGTGGAATTCACGCCGTCGGCGCGCTCGCTGCGCGTCGATCCCTGGGATCCGCTCGATCCCTGA
- a CDS encoding SDR family NAD(P)-dependent oxidoreductase — translation MTTTAQATTALITGASTGIGARYAQRLAERGYDLVLVARNQQRLEQVAARLRAETGRKVDILVADLTQGADLRRVEERLASDASITLLLNNAGLGATASMLDSSVDDLDRMIALNVTALTRLTRAIVPRLVARGQGTIINISSIAAVAPEVLNGTYGGSKAFVLALTQSLQHEVGGKGIRVQAVLPGATATEFWDHAGVPVAHLPQEIVMRVDDMVDAALAGLDQGEVITIPALPDSADWDAFESARRALGPNLSHTRPASRYSV, via the coding sequence ATGACCACGACCGCACAAGCCACCACCGCCCTGATCACCGGCGCCTCGACCGGCATCGGCGCCCGCTACGCCCAACGTCTGGCCGAACGCGGCTACGACCTGGTGCTGGTGGCGCGCAACCAGCAGCGCCTCGAGCAGGTCGCCGCCCGGCTGCGCGCCGAGACCGGCCGCAAGGTCGACATCCTGGTCGCCGATCTCACGCAAGGCGCCGACCTGCGCCGCGTGGAAGAGCGCCTGGCAAGCGATGCGTCGATCACGCTGTTGCTGAACAACGCCGGCCTGGGCGCCACCGCCAGCATGCTCGACTCGAGCGTCGACGATCTCGACCGCATGATCGCGCTGAACGTGACGGCGCTGACCCGCCTGACGCGCGCCATCGTGCCGCGCCTGGTGGCGCGCGGCCAGGGCACCATCATCAATATCTCGTCGATCGCGGCCGTCGCTCCCGAGGTACTCAACGGCACCTACGGCGGCAGCAAGGCCTTCGTGCTGGCGCTCACCCAGTCGCTGCAGCACGAAGTGGGCGGCAAGGGCATCCGGGTCCAGGCCGTGCTGCCGGGCGCCACCGCCACCGAATTCTGGGACCACGCCGGGGTACCGGTCGCGCACCTGCCGCAAGAGATCGTGATGCGCGTCGACGACATGGTCGACGCCGCCCTCGCCGGTCTGGATCAGGGAGAAGTCATCACCATCCCGGCCCTGCCGGACAGCGCCGACTGGGACGCATTTGAAAGCGCCCGCCGCGCGCTGGGGCCGAACCTGTCGCATACCAGGCCGGCGTCGCGCTACAGCGTCTGA
- a CDS encoding zinc-binding alcohol dehydrogenase family protein encodes MKAIVYTQHGLPIDDPQALVDTELPMPLAGPHDLLVEVRAVSVNPVDTKIRLGSAVSEPRVLGWDASGIVRAVGANVTLFAPGDEVFYAGSIVRPGSNSQFQAVDERIVGRKPANLGFAEAAALPLTSITAWELLFDRLRVPEGGGEGKSLLIIGAGGGVGSILTQLARRLTRLTVIGSASRDATREWVTRLGAHHTVDHTRRMQPQLEELGLANVDIVISLTHTDRHYQDIIDALAPQGQLALIDDPATLDAVPLKRKSISLHWELMFTRSMFETADMVRQHELLNRVAAMVEDGTLTTTLGEHFGTVNAANLRRAHALIESNRAIGKIVLENF; translated from the coding sequence ATGAAAGCGATAGTCTATACCCAACACGGCCTGCCCATTGACGACCCGCAGGCCCTGGTCGACACCGAGCTGCCCATGCCGCTGGCCGGCCCGCACGACCTGCTGGTCGAAGTGCGCGCCGTCTCGGTCAACCCGGTCGACACCAAGATCCGCCTGGGCTCTGCCGTCAGCGAGCCGCGCGTGCTGGGCTGGGACGCCAGCGGCATCGTGCGCGCCGTCGGCGCCAACGTGACCCTGTTCGCGCCGGGCGATGAGGTGTTCTATGCCGGCTCGATCGTCCGCCCCGGCTCCAACAGCCAGTTCCAGGCCGTCGACGAGCGCATCGTCGGCAGGAAGCCCGCGAATCTCGGCTTCGCCGAAGCGGCCGCCCTGCCCCTGACCTCGATCACGGCCTGGGAATTGCTGTTCGATCGCTTGCGCGTGCCGGAGGGCGGCGGTGAAGGCAAGTCGCTCCTGATCATCGGTGCCGGCGGCGGCGTCGGTTCGATCCTGACCCAGCTCGCGCGCCGGCTCACCAGATTGACGGTGATCGGCAGCGCCTCGCGCGACGCCACCCGCGAATGGGTGACCAGGTTGGGCGCCCACCACACGGTCGACCACACCCGCCGGATGCAGCCGCAGCTCGAAGAGCTGGGTTTGGCCAACGTCGACATCGTGATCAGCCTGACCCACACCGACCGCCATTACCAGGACATCATCGACGCGCTGGCGCCGCAGGGCCAGCTGGCGCTGATCGACGATCCGGCCACGCTCGACGCGGTGCCGCTCAAGCGCAAGTCGATCTCGCTGCACTGGGAACTGATGTTCACCCGCTCGATGTTCGAGACGGCCGACATGGTGCGCCAGCACGAGCTCCTGAACCGGGTGGCCGCGATGGTCGAGGACGGCACCCTGACCACCACCTTGGGCGAGCACTTCGGCACGGTTAACGCCGCCAATTTGCGCCGCGCCCATGCCCTCATCGAGAGCAACCGCGCGATCGGAAAAATCGTGCTCGAGAACTTTTAA
- a CDS encoding LysR family transcriptional regulator — MIRLDDLSLFVRAAALGSFSQAAREVNLLPGQASAAIQRLERELDVRLFARSTRSLRLTDEGKRYLPFAQDALQTLRDGHDGMRGENASLSGTLQVAAPSDFGRNVLLPWIGEFRRAHPGLDIQMLVSDQVADVFRDPVDIALRYGQIDDASFIALPVAPENRRVLIASPAYLERHGRPQTLAELASHACLAYRLRGRIYDRWCFPLPEGDQMVQVKGSLVSDDADVVRRWAVAGEGIAYKSWLDVCADVAEGRLEVVLSEIPGEATPLNLVCPHRKQFSPAVKLLHALVKERCAPLLERLERLGGR; from the coding sequence ATGATCCGTCTCGACGACCTGTCGCTGTTCGTGCGCGCCGCCGCCCTGGGCAGTTTTTCACAGGCCGCGCGCGAAGTGAACCTGCTGCCCGGCCAGGCCAGCGCGGCGATTCAGAGGCTGGAACGCGAACTCGACGTCCGCCTGTTCGCGCGCTCGACGCGCAGCCTGCGCCTGACCGACGAGGGCAAGCGCTACCTGCCTTTTGCCCAGGATGCGCTGCAGACGCTGCGCGATGGCCACGACGGCATGCGCGGCGAGAATGCGTCCCTGTCCGGCACCCTGCAGGTGGCGGCGCCGTCCGACTTCGGCCGCAATGTGCTGCTGCCGTGGATCGGGGAGTTCCGGCGCGCGCACCCGGGCCTGGACATCCAGATGCTGGTGTCGGACCAGGTGGCGGACGTGTTCCGCGATCCGGTCGACATCGCGCTGCGCTACGGCCAGATCGACGACGCCAGCTTCATCGCGCTCCCGGTGGCGCCGGAGAACCGGCGTGTGCTGATCGCTTCTCCCGCTTACCTGGAACGGCACGGCCGCCCGCAAACGCTGGCCGAGCTGGCCTCGCACGCCTGCCTGGCCTACCGCCTGCGCGGGCGCATCTATGACCGCTGGTGCTTTCCACTGCCTGAAGGAGACCAGATGGTGCAGGTCAAGGGATCGCTGGTCAGCGACGACGCCGACGTGGTGCGGCGCTGGGCCGTCGCCGGCGAAGGCATCGCCTATAAATCCTGGCTCGACGTCTGCGCCGACGTGGCGGAGGGAAGGCTCGAGGTGGTCTTGTCGGAAATCCCCGGCGAAGCCACCCCCTTGAACCTGGTGTGCCCGCACCGCAAGCAATTCTCGCCCGCGGTGAAGCTGTTGCATGCGCTCGTGAAGGAACGCTGCGCTCCGCTGCTGGAACGCCTGGAGCGCCTGGGTGGCCGTTAA
- a CDS encoding DUF6152 family protein, with product MKRALLATVLSIVVATASAHHGWSEYDAKQPQQLTGTIEESGYQQPHGFVRLKTADKTWLVVLAPPGRMENRGLAKDMLEVGNKVTVYGYPNRSKSAELRAERITVGDKVTELR from the coding sequence ATGAAACGCGCACTCCTGGCCACCGTATTGTCCATCGTGGTCGCCACCGCTTCCGCCCATCACGGGTGGAGCGAATACGATGCCAAGCAACCTCAACAGCTGACCGGCACCATCGAAGAATCCGGTTACCAGCAGCCCCACGGCTTCGTGCGCCTGAAAACGGCCGACAAGACCTGGCTGGTGGTGCTGGCGCCGCCCGGCCGCATGGAGAACCGTGGCCTGGCCAAGGACATGCTGGAGGTAGGCAACAAGGTCACCGTCTACGGCTACCCCAACCGCAGCAAGTCCGCTGAGTTGCGCGCCGAGCGCATCACCGTCGGCGACAAGGTCACGGAGCTGCGCTGA
- a CDS encoding ROK family protein, translated as MKAARLHLLSEEKRLLWHLRTKGAMPRTELALSLQVSNSALTKLSHNLISLGLIEEREALEAPTRGRPTIPLGISPQGGFAAGATVHKGVLEIALVDFSGEIIALVSEQIGTPSPVEFAAIVQGHLDVLGVRHRLLGQRFFGIGVGLPGSPRSRTGDSWHTVKELPGWNDVPLGQMLGEALGTAVLLENDANAAAMAEYYLSSAGRKASTVVVILLGYGIGAGVIEDGRLVKGGFGAAGEIGMLYPGHLPRPSTLDLLAVLREAGCGIESVARFDELTAGFEEVVEGWLDRAASQLEVLVNSAIAWFDPEDVVFSSPLPASVVERLAERLNAMPLCWSPERPGQIRISALGGSAIALGAALLPIHAATTLVAG; from the coding sequence ATGAAGGCGGCACGCCTGCACCTGCTCTCGGAAGAAAAACGCCTGCTCTGGCATCTGCGCACGAAAGGAGCGATGCCACGCACGGAACTGGCCCTCTCTCTCCAGGTCAGCAACTCGGCACTGACCAAGCTGTCGCATAACCTGATCAGCCTCGGCCTGATCGAAGAGCGGGAAGCGCTCGAGGCGCCCACGCGCGGCCGGCCGACCATCCCGCTCGGTATTTCGCCGCAGGGTGGTTTCGCAGCCGGCGCGACGGTCCACAAGGGGGTGCTGGAGATCGCCCTGGTCGACTTCTCGGGCGAGATCATCGCGCTGGTCAGCGAGCAGATCGGCACGCCAAGCCCCGTCGAATTCGCCGCCATCGTGCAAGGGCATCTCGACGTACTCGGCGTACGGCACCGTTTGCTGGGCCAGCGCTTCTTCGGCATCGGCGTGGGCTTGCCCGGTTCGCCGCGCTCGCGCACGGGCGATTCGTGGCATACGGTGAAAGAGCTGCCCGGCTGGAACGACGTGCCGCTGGGGCAGATGCTGGGCGAGGCGCTCGGCACGGCGGTCTTGCTGGAGAATGACGCCAACGCGGCGGCCATGGCCGAGTACTACCTGAGCAGCGCCGGGCGCAAGGCATCCACCGTCGTCGTGATCCTGCTTGGCTACGGCATCGGCGCAGGCGTGATCGAGGATGGACGGCTGGTCAAGGGCGGATTCGGCGCGGCCGGCGAAATCGGGATGCTCTATCCCGGCCACCTGCCGCGTCCGAGCACGCTGGACTTGCTGGCGGTGCTGCGCGAAGCCGGCTGCGGCATCGAGTCGGTGGCCCGTTTCGACGAGCTCACTGCAGGTTTCGAGGAGGTCGTCGAGGGCTGGCTCGACCGCGCCGCCAGCCAGCTGGAAGTGCTGGTCAACAGTGCGATCGCCTGGTTCGATCCGGAAGACGTGGTGTTCTCGAGTCCCTTGCCGGCCTCGGTGGTGGAGCGCCTGGCCGAGCGCCTGAATGCGATGCCGCTGTGCTGGTCGCCCGAGCGGCCGGGGCAGATCCGTATCTCGGCGCTGGGCGGCAGCGCCATCGCGCTGGGCGCCGCACTGCTGCCGATCCATGCGGCGACCACGCTGGTAGCGGGCTAG
- the nfsB gene encoding oxygen-insensitive NAD(P)H nitroreductase — protein sequence MNILSAAQKRHTAKAYDAERRIPEEVMQQVYDLLRSSPSSVNSQPWHFVVANTPEGRARIAKAAQGGYAYNAAKINDASHVIVLCSRIDMDEAHLEALLDQEQRDGRFRDAAARAGQDGARRGYVNQHRFGGKDVAQWLEKQVYLALGTALLGAATLEIDATPMEGFDQKILDEEFGLNAKGLTSLVLVSFGYSSESDFNAGLPKSRLAQEATFTFI from the coding sequence ATGAATATCCTGTCGGCCGCACAAAAACGCCATACCGCCAAAGCCTACGATGCGGAGCGCCGCATCCCTGAAGAAGTAATGCAGCAGGTGTACGACCTGCTGCGCAGCAGCCCGTCGTCGGTGAACTCGCAGCCGTGGCACTTCGTCGTCGCCAACACGCCGGAAGGCCGTGCGCGCATCGCCAAGGCGGCGCAGGGCGGCTATGCCTACAACGCGGCCAAGATCAATGATGCCTCGCACGTGATCGTGCTGTGCTCGCGCATCGACATGGACGAGGCGCACCTGGAAGCGCTGCTGGACCAGGAACAACGCGATGGCCGCTTCCGCGACGCCGCCGCGCGCGCCGGCCAGGACGGCGCCCGCCGCGGCTACGTCAACCAGCACCGCTTCGGCGGCAAGGACGTGGCGCAGTGGCTCGAGAAGCAGGTCTACCTGGCGCTGGGCACCGCGCTGCTGGGCGCGGCCACGCTCGAGATCGACGCGACCCCGATGGAAGGCTTCGACCAGAAGATCCTGGACGAGGAATTCGGCCTGAACGCGAAGGGCCTGACCAGCCTGGTGCTGGTGAGCTTCGGCTATTCGTCGGAAAGCGATTTCAATGCCGGCCTGCCGAAATCGCGCCTGGCGCAGGAAGCGACGTTCACCTTCATCTGA
- a CDS encoding MFS transporter, which yields MPDFRACAAQLNDDRHVVGYASGNFGKAIFLGSIDVTLLFLLTDVIGMPAREVSLLMLIVFLGDLAFDIGAGMLAAHADRRGIGYPRLIALCVLPCACAFGALYALPLLQVKHFALIAILLLLLRATYALIDVPHNSLLARVTTDSHARGRASGYRTLFSATASIVVATVIAPSMNVAQGQATPVRMAWLGVGAGVLFCATLLMAAWSSRTADQVRGPAPRPAAAFGWWPKPDRLFGAIAVVAMVTGFAIPMFAKTLLYLCTYVLDDAGFAGRVLLTLALSGIAGATLWIALVRRHDKTTLLALSHGVAATGIVLFACAGEQRALLLACAALAGIGLAGVGMLPWGILADIVDFSEFRYRERRETVAFAAILVLLKAGGAAALATIGWTLGQLGYVPGAVQTPAVILALKVLAFGAPVLGSFIAILVLLRLDIGHTMHARVRRVNGLRRLARAGQAMQAAQHGRASCFSMNTDARSTPQRCGYNSLRSDTKPARS from the coding sequence ATGCCAGACTTTCGCGCATGCGCCGCCCAGCTGAATGACGACCGCCATGTCGTTGGCTATGCATCGGGCAACTTCGGCAAGGCGATCTTTTTGGGCAGCATCGATGTCACGCTGCTGTTCCTGCTGACCGATGTCATCGGCATGCCCGCACGCGAGGTCAGCCTGCTCATGCTGATCGTTTTCCTGGGCGACCTGGCGTTCGACATCGGCGCCGGGATGCTCGCCGCGCATGCCGACCGGCGCGGCATCGGCTATCCGCGCCTGATTGCCCTATGCGTCCTGCCCTGTGCGTGCGCCTTCGGGGCGCTGTACGCCCTGCCGCTCCTGCAGGTGAAGCACTTCGCTCTCATCGCCATCCTGTTGCTGCTGCTGCGCGCCACCTACGCCCTGATCGACGTGCCGCACAACAGCCTGCTGGCGCGGGTGACGACCGACAGCCACGCGCGCGGGCGCGCTTCCGGCTACCGCACCCTGTTCAGCGCTACCGCCAGCATCGTCGTCGCCACCGTGATCGCGCCGTCGATGAACGTCGCGCAAGGCCAGGCGACGCCGGTGCGCATGGCATGGCTGGGCGTCGGCGCCGGCGTGCTGTTTTGCGCGACCCTGCTGATGGCTGCATGGTCGTCGCGCACGGCCGACCAGGTGCGCGGCCCGGCTCCGCGACCAGCCGCCGCCTTCGGTTGGTGGCCCAAGCCCGACCGGCTGTTCGGCGCCATCGCCGTGGTGGCCATGGTGACCGGTTTCGCGATACCGATGTTCGCCAAGACCTTGCTCTACCTGTGCACGTATGTGCTGGACGATGCCGGTTTCGCCGGCCGGGTGCTCCTGACGCTCGCCCTGAGCGGCATCGCCGGCGCCACCTTGTGGATTGCGCTGGTGCGTCGCCATGACAAGACGACCTTGCTGGCCCTGAGCCATGGCGTGGCCGCCACCGGCATCGTCCTGTTCGCCTGTGCCGGCGAACAGCGCGCCCTGCTGCTCGCATGTGCGGCGCTGGCCGGCATCGGCCTGGCCGGGGTGGGCATGCTGCCCTGGGGGATCCTGGCCGATATCGTCGACTTTTCGGAGTTCCGCTATCGCGAGCGGCGCGAGACCGTGGCGTTCGCGGCGATCCTGGTGCTGCTCAAGGCGGGCGGGGCGGCCGCGCTGGCCACCATCGGGTGGACGCTTGGGCAATTGGGTTACGTGCCGGGTGCCGTCCAGACGCCGGCTGTCATATTGGCACTCAAGGTGCTGGCGTTCGGCGCGCCGGTACTGGGTTCGTTCATCGCGATCCTGGTGCTGCTGCGGCTGGACATCGGCCACACGATGCACGCCCGGGTACGCCGGGTCAACGGCCTGCGCCGCCTGGCGCGTGCAGGCCAGGCGATGCAGGCGGCTCAGCACGGCCGGGCCAGCTGCTTTTCCATGAACACCGACGCGAGGTCTACCCCACAACGGTGCGGATACAACTCTTTGCGCAGCGACACGAAGCCGGCGCGTTCGTAG
- a CDS encoding TonB-dependent receptor yields the protein MVVVTGSARPQRRFDVSYAVNSLSQGDIQKLAPLNMADLLGKMPGIQVEATGGEVQNVTRVRGIPTDDGYALFQQDGLPLMTEINGFFFRGDSMNRYDLMTRNVEIVRGGPAPIYASQAAAIVNNTTVTGSEKTMGKARVTVGTTGLKRLDAYQSGKIDDKTYYAVGGFIREDDGHRDNGFPNDRGGQIRANIKRVTDSGTWKLSANYLNDHNAFYLPIPVSDPRNPAVSLDRYIDYFDGTMNSPALRSVPQKYLDGAGVLQTETRDLADGRHLEFGNLGLQYEGDLGAWQLSAKAGATRGKLEFDAFYSTSNPADATTFANGFLNSARAAFGPVARLGYAVAGSKGAQAYDPAQDSGLVMQGQYRALGATFYSHQADVNLTRTFATGIGSHDVKAGFYASAYGTTSKSVYNDMLIEVKGRPRTLDLVAYSDSGAVLGSVTDNGVLRYTTTLNQGDVEARMGALYLNDTWTVNDQLRLDAGVRTERYRYDGYALLTAQANLGDRATLADDTTRRFTGARQSHVHKPRTTNWTLGANYDFTPNLGGYARVSHLEVPPTMNVASSVDPLVLTTKADQYEVGVKATLGRSYLYVTAFRTNFDPLNASFVAFNPVTGRNDQTVPFYGKAVVQGAEADGAWHVTDRFVVNASLTVQEPEYRDFASATGADPSRIIGNQLIRQPKVFGNIRPSYSFNLGGNAVDVYGSVAYMGKRYVDFFNATELPSFHTIGAGVTVTRGDWQFQLTGDNLTNEKGLTEGNTRTDALAGQGNSVAIYGRPVFGRSARFSISKAW from the coding sequence GTGGTGGTGGTCACCGGTTCGGCGCGCCCGCAGCGCCGCTTCGACGTGTCGTATGCGGTCAATTCCCTGTCGCAGGGCGACATCCAGAAGCTGGCGCCGCTGAACATGGCCGACCTGCTGGGCAAGATGCCCGGCATCCAGGTGGAAGCGACCGGCGGCGAAGTGCAGAACGTGACCCGCGTGCGCGGCATCCCGACCGACGACGGCTATGCCCTGTTCCAGCAGGACGGGCTGCCCCTGATGACCGAGATCAACGGCTTCTTCTTCCGCGGCGACAGCATGAACCGCTACGACCTGATGACCAGGAACGTCGAAATCGTGCGCGGCGGCCCCGCGCCGATCTATGCCAGCCAGGCCGCCGCCATCGTCAACAACACTACCGTCACCGGCTCCGAGAAGACCATGGGCAAGGCCCGGGTCACGGTCGGCACCACGGGCCTCAAGCGCCTCGACGCCTACCAGTCGGGCAAGATCGACGACAAGACCTATTACGCCGTCGGCGGATTCATTCGCGAGGACGACGGCCATCGCGACAACGGCTTCCCGAACGACCGCGGCGGCCAGATCCGCGCCAACATCAAGCGCGTGACCGACAGCGGCACCTGGAAGCTGAGCGCCAACTACCTGAACGACCACAACGCCTTCTACCTGCCGATCCCGGTCTCGGATCCGCGCAATCCGGCCGTCTCGCTCGACCGCTACATCGATTATTTCGACGGGACGATGAATTCGCCCGCCCTGCGCAGCGTGCCGCAGAAATACCTGGACGGCGCCGGCGTCCTGCAGACCGAGACGCGCGACCTGGCCGACGGCCGCCACCTCGAATTCGGCAACCTGGGCCTGCAGTACGAGGGCGACCTCGGCGCCTGGCAGCTGTCGGCCAAGGCCGGCGCCACCCGCGGCAAGCTCGAGTTCGACGCCTTCTATTCGACTTCCAACCCGGCCGACGCGACCACCTTCGCCAACGGTTTCCTGAACTCGGCCAGGGCTGCCTTCGGCCCGGTCGCCCGACTGGGCTATGCGGTCGCCGGCAGCAAGGGCGCGCAAGCCTACGATCCGGCGCAGGATTCCGGCCTGGTGATGCAGGGCCAGTACCGGGCGCTGGGCGCCACCTTCTACTCGCACCAGGCCGACGTCAACCTGACGCGCACCTTCGCGACCGGCATCGGCAGCCACGACGTGAAGGCCGGCTTCTACGCCAGCGCCTACGGCACCACCAGCAAGTCGGTCTACAACGACATGCTGATCGAAGTGAAGGGCCGCCCGCGCACCCTCGACCTGGTGGCCTATTCGGACTCCGGCGCGGTGCTCGGCTCGGTCACCGACAACGGCGTGCTGCGCTACACCACGACCCTGAACCAGGGCGACGTCGAGGCGCGCATGGGGGCGCTGTACCTGAACGACACCTGGACCGTGAACGACCAGCTGCGCCTGGACGCCGGCGTGCGCACCGAGCGTTACCGCTACGACGGCTACGCCTTGCTCACCGCGCAGGCCAACCTGGGCGACCGCGCGACCCTGGCCGACGACACCACGCGCCGCTTCACCGGCGCGCGCCAGTCGCACGTCCACAAGCCGCGCACCACCAACTGGACCCTGGGCGCCAACTACGATTTCACCCCGAACCTGGGCGGCTACGCGCGCGTGTCGCACCTGGAAGTGCCGCCGACGATGAACGTGGCCTCGTCGGTCGACCCGCTGGTGCTGACCACCAAGGCCGACCAGTACGAGGTCGGTGTCAAGGCCACCCTCGGCCGCTCCTACCTGTATGTGACCGCCTTCCGCACCAACTTCGACCCGCTCAACGCCTCGTTCGTCGCCTTCAACCCGGTCACCGGCCGCAACGACCAGACCGTGCCGTTCTACGGCAAGGCCGTGGTGCAGGGCGCCGAGGCCGACGGCGCCTGGCACGTAACCGACCGCTTCGTGGTGAACGCCTCGCTGACGGTGCAGGAACCGGAGTACCGCGACTTCGCCAGCGCCACCGGCGCAGATCCGTCGCGCATCATCGGCAACCAGCTGATCCGCCAGCCGAAGGTGTTCGGCAACATCCGTCCGAGCTACAGCTTCAACCTTGGCGGCAATGCGGTCGACGTCTACGGCAGCGTGGCCTACATGGGCAAGCGCTACGTCGACTTCTTCAACGCGACCGAGCTGCCTTCGTTCCACACCATCGGCGCCGGCGTGACCGTGACGCGCGGCGACTGGCAATTCCAGCTCACCGGCGACAACCTGACGAACGAAAAAGGTCTCACCGAGGGCAATACCCGCACCGACGCGCTGGCGGGCCAGGGCAATAGCGTGGCGATCTATGGCCGTCCGGTGTTCGGACGAAGTGCGCGCTTCTCCATCAGCAAGGCTTGGTAA
- a CDS encoding GNAT family N-acetyltransferase gives MSSRRPATLADLSTLWELRTRAVRAGCAGHYPAAVIDIWCAAPAPASLPLLVQAGGAVVAEENGHIVGYAVLNLDTGELNAAFVEPRQQRRGIALQLLQQLESMACQRGLSRLFLSASLNAVPFYERAGFVSLRKELYPHRCGVDLASVFMEKQLARPC, from the coding sequence ATGTCATCGCGCCGCCCGGCCACCCTGGCCGACCTGTCGACATTGTGGGAATTGCGCACCCGGGCGGTCCGCGCCGGTTGCGCCGGCCATTACCCGGCCGCGGTGATCGACATCTGGTGCGCCGCCCCGGCGCCCGCCTCGCTGCCGCTGCTGGTCCAGGCCGGTGGCGCCGTCGTGGCGGAGGAAAACGGGCACATCGTCGGCTACGCCGTGCTGAACCTGGATACCGGCGAGCTCAATGCCGCCTTCGTCGAGCCGCGCCAGCAGCGCCGCGGCATCGCCTTGCAATTGCTGCAGCAGCTGGAATCGATGGCGTGCCAGCGGGGCCTGTCCCGCCTGTTCCTGTCGGCCTCGCTCAACGCCGTCCCGTTCTACGAACGCGCCGGCTTCGTGTCGCTGCGCAAAGAGTTGTATCCGCACCGTTGTGGGGTAGACCTCGCGTCGGTGTTCATGGAAAAGCAGCTGGCCCGGCCGTGCTGA